TGATAGCGCAGATAATATTGCTGCACTTATGTGCTGTGAGCTGGATATTCACTATCTTACTCCTGTGGTCTCCCGAGATCAATACCGTGGTTTTCACTCTTCAGAGATCACAAGAGCAATCCAATAACAGTTTGCTCACCTTGCTATGTTGATCTAACTTGATGCCAAATAACAGAGGGCAGAAAAGAAACATTTCAGGGCTTTCTGAGAACCAAGATGCCGGCCGATTTAGCAATCAAACGCCACGGTACTTCCATACAGTCCGCTCACTCTCTGGTAGACATTCCTTTACCTGAGGTATGCTCATGTAGcactgcgcgtgtgcttttTACTCCATGTATCTCTTCGCTGTTTTGCGTAGAACTAGGGCGAAAAAACAGGCAGTTTCAATGGAAGAATTCTTATCATGCTCATACTCCTCCGATGCGTATATATTTTCTTGTTCTTGGTTACCCCTCCGTTTATTGCACTACTCACGGCATGTTGAATGCagcttctttttcttctccaTATAGATTGCAGAAGAGACGTGTATGTCATTGCTGTTGAGTTTTTCACCTAGACTGTAGATGAAGTCATCAGGTATTCTTCAAACTCATGAATCTACTAATGAATTTCCTTTTGAGGTGTGCAACCTCCTTTTGGGGAAAGGTGGAAGTGGCCAGGTATTCCTAGGTCGCATAGGCGGCTCCGACAAGTACGTTGCCATCAAAAAGCAGTATAGCAGGTGCAATGTGAAAAGGACTACAGGGAGCCACATGCTCCTGCAAGGCTCGGGACTTCCGCAGTCATCGCAGCGGACAAGAAGCCACCTGTCTCAAGACATGGTGGCCTCATCACTTGGTAGTCGTTTTGTCTGCAGAGGCGAAagcgggcagcagcagctagAAGTTGGCGACCGTGTTCCTGTGTCTCAGCGAAGGGAACTGGATCTCGGAGAGGAAAGCGTTTCGCAAACCGCAGCTCTTTCCCAACAGCACGGAAACTGCAGCGCAGAAAATCCTTCTGATGACGCCACAAGGCAGAGGGCGGTGCCACCAGTGATGGACGAGGTATCAGTCTTGAATTACCTTGGACCTCATCCACAGATTGTTCGGTTTCTCGGCAGCTACACAACGTCGAAGAACACAAGCTTCTTTACCATGGAGTTGATGGACAGCGACGTTGGACGGGAGCTGAGGGAAGGCAACGCAACTctgcacgaggagggcgtgtgcgctgccgttgcgtATTCTGTCTTGCTCGCGCTAGAACAGATGCACTCTCACGCTGTAGCGCACCGAGACGTCAAGCCTGGCAATATTTTGCTGAAGCGTCTCTCAGAACCAGAAGAATGGGCATGCATTTACCTTCCAAGGGATGACATCAGTGCACGTCTACTGCCAAAATCGTCGATCGTGTCGGCTTTCGATCCGACACTTTGCACGAGTAAGGAAGCATCTAGTCGTGAAGTTGTGCCGGGCATCCGAAGTAGAGATGACAGTGCATCGTATGCCAAAGCTGCACTGGGGGATTTCAGTGCGGCTCATAGTACTCATTgcgccgacgacgtggcCTTTTTCGACACTCGTGGAACGCTTCACTACAGATCCCCCGAGCAACTCATGGGCAAGCGCAGTGTCGTCTCCGAGAACTTTGCTGCTGTGGACCTGTGGGGGCTAGGCTGCACCCTCTACGAGATGGTCACCGGCACGCGACCTTTCCCGGGCAGCAGTGAACTGCAGGTGCTCATGAGCATTTTAGATGCCTTGGGGAGTGATATTCAGTCGTTCCCTGTGGCGACCAAACACGCCACACTCTTCGACAAAATTCCCGCGTCGCCTGCATTTGTGGATTTgttgcagcgcctcctctgtCTCGATCCGACGCGGCGCTGTACAGCGAAGGAGGCCCTGCACCACTCGTTTTTAGCCTCCATTCGCGACAGCGCCTTGCGCTGTGCCGAGGCCGAGCGCGAAATCTCGACCGATCGTCTGCCGTATGTGATCGGGATCCCATTGACGCTCAAGTACGCATCGTTCACACACATTCCCGAACTTCGCTTTAGTCGCATTTCTCGGACCCCGTTGAAGGCAACGGCGTCAGCTCCTTCAAGACTAAGCGCGCCTCAGCAACCTCCTGGGAGCGGCTgccctgcgcctccacctgTTTCAGACACTGAAATCGCTGCCCTCACCGTTGTAGCCGAGGGCGAGGCCGCTGCCCAAACAAGATCCAAGCATCGAGATGTGAATCACTGGAGCGATGGAGCCACCACTACACAATGGGGGCGTGAAGGAGATTGCGAGAATGAAGAAGAAAAGGAGACACCGTCgaagaagctgctgcagcagcattGCTCCGACACCACCGGGACTTCTTTCCTGAGCGAGAGTTCGTACCTGCACTGGAGCGAAATTCGCCCCGCCGCGCGGCCCTctgcacctccgctgccgaAGCCGCTTCAGCACAAGGAAAATAGAGTACAGTGTAGCAGCGGTTGCAGCGCAGTGGCGTTCCTTGGCAACGCCGCCGTTGGCAGCACGCCATCCCCGTCCACGAGTGCTAATgacccgccgccgcagcagcagccacaatCCCTTTCGGGGTCGATGCAGCGAACTGTCGACATTGCAAGCCGGAACACCGTCTCGCGCGCCCTCAACATTAGTGACTCAAGCGTGAAAGGTGTTCGAACCGAACGCAGTGCTTCGCACGTCGACTTTGACCTCAGCCCCGTCCCAGCTACTCAGCTTTTCAgcacggacacggacacaAGTGCGTGCTTGGCGCCGCACCCGGCTACCGCTTtcctgccgcgccgcgcgcagcccGTTCTGCAGCTGGCAAGCGGCAGCACTTTTACGGCAAGCAACCTGCGAGCCAACTCGTCCTTCGAGCGCGAGAACCTTATGGTAggccggtgcggcggcaacggagCATCGACGTCGGCCGCTGTGGGCGTTGCCGGCCCACCGGGTGCCATCCATGCAGGACACTGCAGCACTCcgcgccagcaccacggACAGCGCCCAACTGCCTTCTCGGGCCGCGCGCTTCGCTTTTCAGAAGAGACGGACCCCTTTGCCCGCCGTAGCTGGGGCTCTAGCGCCGGTCAGCAGAGCTGCCTGAACTCACTCTTGACGTCCCCGGCTCCTGTGGGGCAGCGGGCGGTCGAAGAATGCTCACCACAGCCGTCGCCGATTCGCCCCATCGGCGTTGCCACAAGGTCCCCGTCGGGGTTGCCTGTTGCGGCAGACTGCAGCGGCTTGTTTTTGGACGACTCCGGCGGAGGTCTGGGGTGGATCGGGATGCCACCTACGACCCCGGCAGTGCAGGAGAGCatgggcgccggcgccggcgcctgtgaagcggtggcggcgctgatgcCGACACTGGCGCGTGATATAAGCAGAGGCTCAGAAGCAggtgcagcggtggcaccaATGCTTTACCCGGTACGCCTCCAGCCGTCGTGGAATGCGAGTAACACCACGGCGACCGGGATTGTGCAGCCTCCAAACTCGCCGTGTGTACGCCGGTGTGTGCACCTCCTCGAGCCAACACCTGGCGGTTGCTCGCGCAGCCGTACCTGCTCCGCTGTCGCGCTGACAACAGATGTGACTACTGCCGCTGTAGCTGAGCGACCAGATGCATCGTGCAgcagccagcggcagcagccagctACGAGCCCCGCTTCCACTGGCGGCAGAGACGCGCCGAGCTCGCGTATTATGCCGCTGCCGATTCCGCTCTCGGTGGCCACCGTCTGTCAGTCGGCAACGCAGTCGCTCTGCGCACCGACGCCACGATCACGCACACCGACCAGCCGCACGCTCCATGAGacgccacgcacgcagcgcttCTCTTGCCCTACGTCTGCGCTGCGGACAGGGCACGCTGGTCATAAGAACGGTAACCAGCGGGGTAGCTTGCAGTCACAGGGTGCCCTCACGTCTTGTGTGCACGGTGGCGACGATATTCTCAGCGCCGCTCCGTTTTTGTGCAATCAGGATGCTAATGCGTCCGTGACTCACCTGGTGCACAATGTCTGCGCTAGCGTTGGCTTGACAGGATCTGGTGGTGACGCCGCACCGACTTtgcgctgcgcggccgcgtcgccgctgggCTCGCTGGTTGCGTGTACTCACTCTTCCCAGCTTCACTGCACCCCGTCGTCAAGTGACCCTGCACCGGAGATCGCTGTGCCGATCAACTGTGACGGCTGCAACCACCCCGAAGTGGCGAACGAGGCCTCCCCAACGCCTGATGTCACGGTCGTGCGTGCACCGGGGGCGGTGCCTTTCATGGGGGGCCCACATACACCGCTGCCCGTGCATAGCTCCGCATCGCCTCTCTCGCAACCTTGCGATGCTCCCTTGCTCCAGTTGAACTCTGCCAGCCTCGACAGCCACCGCCGGTCAGGGAAGGGCCACGAGAGTGACCGCATTGAGACGCCGCAAAGCAAGCGGCGTGAGTCCATGAAGCGAATGCGTGAGGAGGCTATGAACAGCGAAGACACAGCCGCGGTGCGGCAGAGCGCACGGGTTGTGTGATATCCAGTGCCACGTCCCCACCCACCTTCACACCTGCACGGCTTCTGGAGGATGCGTATTGGACGGCTCTGCTCCAGTGGCAGTGCTTCGCACGGGGCTAATAGCTCACTTCCGTTCCATGCGGATGAGACGTCTGCCcggctctctgtctctctccttcgcttgTTGTGTGCTTGTAtttgtgcccccccccccgtacTCCGTGTGCGGCGGACACACCGTGCCGAGCTCCCGTCGTGCTGTCTTTGCCCTTCCGTTTCAGTTTGCTCTTGTTGCGGTTTGTTTTTACTtcaccctcttctcccccgttagatgcacgcacacatacacatatacacatatacactTACAGACAGTGCAATTTTGGGggtttgtttgcttgttgTTTCTATACGCTGGTTTTCGCAGTGGCGGTtgggtgagggagggagagagattTGAGAGGGCAGCTCTGGCAGTGGAGCTCTTCATCTGGCGTATTTCCCCCAAGCGCAACGTCGACCCTCCTCTTTCGTATCACACTCGTTTCTCTAGACACCTGCACGCTCGTGCGTGGCTACGCAAGCGCCACCACTACTAGCGTCGCAGTACTCATTCACGTCTGCGATTCCCTGTTCGCGTCTCGCCGTCTTCAATCGTTGTGTCACAtgggcgcacacacgcacatacacacgtcGCAAGCCTCCATCCTTCCTCTCCGCTCCCCTTCACCGAGCATACTGCACGCTCGTAGCCGCACGCTCTCCTCGCCCCATGTGctgctctcgctccctccgtctctcccttcgtgtgtgtgtgtgtgtgtgtgtgtgtgcttgttgTTTGCTTGTCTCCTTGCGTTCACCCTTTACAGTACTTCCCACCCTCCACCCCCCAacctcccttcccctttgTGTTGAgctgcagtggtggtggcggtggcggcggctcgcgTTAttcgtctccctctcgccctctttCATAGATGTtggcacacacgtgcacgttTTCGTTTGCGTTTGCtcgtcttttgttttttcgtGCGTCGTAGCCCTCGTCTCGCGGCCGCACTTGTTGCCCCTTTTTGTGTCGCTCGGTCACATcactctcctcttcctctgccttactgtgcccccccccccacacacacacccttcctctccctcctctccgtgTATCCTCCTATCGCGTTCTCCGTGCATCACCgcctggtgctgctgtggtcCATATGCGCTTCGctgaaacacacacacacacatatatatgcatatgtctatatatatatatatatataccacgcatacacgcagagaggcagGCAGTTGCGAACGCCAGAGTACATGCATAAGCGCGTGGgtatgtacgtgtgtgtgtgtgtgtgtgtcggtcaCCCACCGGTTGTTCAGTTCTTCGGCAAAGTTCTCCGTCTTTTTACCTCTTGTTATGTACGCTTCGAAAGGAGAGGAAACCCCCATCCACCCACTTCATCCTTTACGTTATCGGTCGCATGTACCGAATCGACGAGCGCAGGCACATTCCTCAGGGAGCTTTCTATACTTGTCTACTCTCCTTCCTTCTG
This Leishmania major strain Friedlin complete genome, chromosome 24 DNA region includes the following protein-coding sequences:
- a CDS encoding putative protein kinase; this translates as MDEVSVLNYLGPHPQIVRFLGSYTTSKNTSFFTMELMDSDVGRELREGNATLHEEGVCAAVAYSVLLALEQMHSHAVAHRDVKPGNILLKRLSEPEEWACIYLPRDDISARLLPKSSIVSAFDPTLCTSKEASSREVVPGIRSRDDSASYAKAALGDFSAAHSTHCADDVAFFDTRGTLHYRSPEQLMGKRSVVSENFAAVDLWGLGCTLYEMVTGTRPFPGSSELQVLMSILDALGSDIQSFPVATKHATLFDKIPASPAFVDLLQRLLCLDPTRRCTAKEALHHSFLASIRDSALRCAEAEREISTDRLPYVIGIPLTLKYASFTHIPELRFSRISRTPLKATASAPSRLSAPQQPPGSGCPAPPPVSDTEIAALTVVAEGEAAAQTRSKHRDVNHWSDGATTTQWGREGDCENEEEKETPSKKLLQQHCSDTTGTSFLSESSYLHWSEIRPAARPSAPPLPKPLQHKENRVQCSSGCSAVAFLGNAAVGSTPSPSTSANDPPPQQQPQSLSGSMQRTVDIASRNTVSRALNISDSSVKGVRTERSASHVDFDLSPVPATQLFSTDTDTSACLAPHPATAFLPRRAQPVLQLASGSTFTASNLRANSSFERENLMVGRCGGNGASTSAAVGVAGPPGAIHAGHCSTPRQHHGQRPTAFSGRALRFSEETDPFARRSWGSSAGQQSCLNSLLTSPAPVGQRAVEECSPQPSPIRPIGVATRSPSGLPVAADCSGLFLDDSGGGLGWIGMPPTTPAVQESMGAGAGACEAVAALMPTLARDISRGSEAGAAVAPMLYPVRLQPSWNASNTTATGIVQPPNSPCVRRCVHLLEPTPGGCSRSRTCSAVALTTDVTTAAVAERPDASCSSQRQQPATSPASTGGRDAPSSRIMPLPIPLSVATVCQSATQSLCAPTPRSRTPTSRTLHETPRTQRFSCPTSALRTGHAGHKNGNQRGSLQSQGALTSCVHGGDDILSAAPFLCNQDANASVTHLVHNVCASVGLTGSGGDAAPTLRCAAASPLGSLVACTHSSQLHCTPSSSDPAPEIAVPINCDGCNHPEVANEASPTPDVTVVRAPGAVPFMGGPHTPLPVHSSASPLSQPCDAPLLQLNSASLDSHRRSGKGHESDRIETPQSKRRESMKRMREEAMNSEDTAAVRQSARVV